From the genome of ANME-2 cluster archaeon:
CAGCCCCGTCCACAGTATCCCCTGGTTCCAGGTCGATCATATCCTCGAAAATAGTATGAAAAATCACGCCCTGCTCGATCTGGACATCCACTACTTGGTAGGTGGAATTCCCTTTGGTGATGATACCGTGGTCATGAGGCTGCCCACCGCCCTCAGGATAGAACTGGGTCCTGTCAAGTATGACATTGCCGTCAATAACTGCCACGACCTTTGCCTGGAATTCAAGCTCTTCAGGCAGGTCATAATACGACTTCTCTGTATCAGGCAGGTTTTCTATACCGGGAATAACTTGTTCAACCTCTTCCTTATCCTCTGCTTTGCTGTGGCTTTCAGCCACAAGTGAGTAGAATGTATCTGGCAGGTCTATCCTCAGGCCGATCTCTTCTGCCACATCTGCCGTGATCTCAGGAGATATGCCGTGGGTGTCATACATCTGGATGATCTCACCTAGTGGGAATTCCTCGCCCTTATCCATATAATGTCGTGCGCTCTTTGCAACCAGACGCCGTCCACGCTCCAGGGTATCGGCATACTTGTCTTCCTCTCTGTCAAGTATCTCTACAATAGTTTTTAGACGTTCACTGAACTCAGGATACTCGGGCAGCTTGTCTATCTGCATGGTAACGATGTCTGATAGTAGTACATCCATGCCTGCCTCAGCCATAAGCCGCAGGGTCCGGCGCAGTACCAGCCGTGCCAGGTATCCTGCCTTTACATTGGATGGGATGATACCATCCCCGAACATAAATGCCAGGCACCTGCTGTGGTCAGCGATGGCGTATACCCTTTCCACAGGTTCCATAATAGCCTGCAGTTCTTCAACCGGAATGCCGATCTCGGCCGCCACTTTCTTGCGCAGTTCCATGAGGTTGGCCTGTCCTGTGATATCCATCAACCCGGCAAGCTTTGCGTTTTTGGCCAGGATATTGGCATATTCGGGGTCGTCCAGTCTGTGCTCTACACCTGCAAGGTCCATTAGTTCACTGACTACCTCCGGGAACACAGCATCATAGATGGTGGGCGAACCCTTGCTGGCCCATACGAATCTCTCAAGACCGTAACCCGTGTCCACGATGTAATTGTCCATCTTTACATATGGGTCTCCCTTGATCATTATATCCCCGCCTTTTTTCTGCTGCAGGTCCATGAACACCAGTGTGGCTACCTCAAGCCCGGCCACCAGCACTTCTACACAGGGCCCGGCATTACCGCCACCGGCCCATGGTTCTTCTTTATAGGTCACGGCATTGGGGTCTGTGCCCAGGTCATTTAGCAGGGCATCACAATATTCTACTGTCTCGTTCTTCCAGTAGATCTCTTTTTGTGGATTATTAAAAGCATGATGCGCCATCATCTCGAAGTTTGTGAGATGGCGGCCGCTGCGTCCTACTGAATCAAGGTCAGGTAAGCGGATGCACGGCTGGCTGATGGTAAGGGGATTGGCTGGAGGTGGTACCATTCCAGAGGTGACGAACGGCTGGAAATCGGCAATACTTGCAATGGTGAGGTAGATATCGTCCCGCCACCTGGCAATAACAGGGTACCTGTCCACCCTTGTATGGTTGTGCTCCTCGAAGAAGGAGAGGAACTTCTCCCTCATCTGTGAGAGGTCGTACTGCTTTGTGAAGACCGGGCTGCCTATGAATGAGTACGGATCACATGGTGCGTCTCCGCATGTTATTCTGTCCGGGTCCCGTGTCCAGTAGGCACTGCCGCATTTTGAGCAGGTTTTTCTCTCAAATCCGTTCTCAAAGAAATAACTCAGTTGGTATTCGTCCTCAAGCATAGTATTCCCTGTATTTGTGATATTGGGTTTTAATGGTCTTTATACTGAAAAGGTTTGTGCAGGAAGACCATACCAGGATGTTTTAATTATTGTTTTTATGGCATCTGCATTTTCCCGGGTGGACGGGGTGTGGTTATTCAAGCAGTGGGATCGCGGTTTGGTGCAGTATAGGTGAGCTGGGTTTTGTTTGCATCTTTTTTTGGGGATATGTGATAATTTCCGCAGGTTTTATCGTTTATGCCGCAGTAAATAACTTATTCTTCATAATCCAAACAATTTAATTAATTGATACAACATATCGGGATAAAAAATGTCAGAATCAGAAATAAATATACAAAACGTAGTTGCATCGACTAAATTAGCAGATAGTTTTGATCTTGTTAAAATTGAGTCAGCACTCGAAGGTGCAGAGTACAATAAAAAAAAATTTCCTGGCATGGTCTATAGGGTAACTGATCCCAAAGCTGCCTTTTTAATTTTCACTTCAGGGAAAGTAGTCTGTACAGGCGCAAAGAACGTTGCAGATGTGAGAACTGTCATAAAGAACCTGGCAGATAAGATCGAATCCCTCGGTATCAGTGTCGATAAAAATCCGGAGATAACTATTCAGAATATCGTGGCATCAGCTGACCTGGGCGCAAAGTTGAACCTTAATGCAATTGCAATCGGATTTGGTTTTGAAAACATTGAATATGAACCCGAGCAATTTCCGGGACTTGTCTACAGGATCGCTTCCCCAAAGATCGTGGTGTTGATATTCAGTTCAGGAAAACTGGTCGTTACCGGAGGGAAATCGCCTGACGATTGCAATAGGGGAGTCGAGATCGTAAGGGAACAGCTTGAAGGCATGTCCCTGCTCTGAAGGTCATCTAACAGGTGTTTATCTTGTCATCCTATCGTGAGGCAGTGGCACAGAATTTTATTGTTGATGATGAGGTGAAAGACTTCATTAACAGGGAGGACCGTGACTTTCGGGTCTGCACATCATGCAGCGGTCCCGTACTGGTGCCCCTGGATATGGCCCGTGCCAAATCAAGTGATATTGAAATAAAGGTCGGTGACAATACATTGTTCGTGTCTATTGTCATGGCACGGTACACACGGCGTATACACAAGTCCATGCTTGACCAGTATATGTGGTTCCTGGAAAATGGCCAGAGCTGTGAACTTGATTAAAACACTGCGAGAGAACTAAAACAGTACGAGAGAAATAAGGAAATACTTCGAAGCTGCTATGTGCGAATCCCGAAGGATGGCACGGCCCCGAAAGAATATTCCTGTGGTTCAGGCTCTCCCCTGATGTGATATTTTCGCTGGTTGCGGTTCCCCATACGCTCAAGCTTGTTCTCCCTGTACATGCGGGA
Proteins encoded in this window:
- the alaS gene encoding alanine--tRNA ligase, whose product is MLEDEYQLSYFFENGFERKTCSKCGSAYWTRDPDRITCGDAPCDPYSFIGSPVFTKQYDLSQMREKFLSFFEEHNHTRVDRYPVIARWRDDIYLTIASIADFQPFVTSGMVPPPANPLTISQPCIRLPDLDSVGRSGRHLTNFEMMAHHAFNNPQKEIYWKNETVEYCDALLNDLGTDPNAVTYKEEPWAGGGNAGPCVEVLVAGLEVATLVFMDLQQKKGGDIMIKGDPYVKMDNYIVDTGYGLERFVWASKGSPTIYDAVFPEVVSELMDLAGVEHRLDDPEYANILAKNAKLAGLMDITGQANLMELRKKVAAEIGIPVEELQAIMEPVERVYAIADHSRCLAFMFGDGIIPSNVKAGYLARLVLRRTLRLMAEAGMDVLLSDIVTMQIDKLPEYPEFSERLKTIVEILDREEDKYADTLERGRRLVAKSARHYMDKGEEFPLGEIIQMYDTHGISPEITADVAEEIGLRIDLPDTFYSLVAESHSKAEDKEEVEQVIPGIENLPDTEKSYYDLPEELEFQAKVVAVIDGNVILDRTQFYPEGGGQPHDHGIITKGNSTYQVVDVQIEQGVIFHTIFEDMIDLEPGDTVDGAVDRKRRLAHMRHHTATHVVNDAAKKVLGNHIWQTGAQKSAERARLDLSHFKRITNEELKEIELIANQTVMANIPVETTWMDRTEAEQKFGFVLYQGGVPPGKQIRVLRVGDDVEACGGTHVSNTGLIGPIKILKAERIQDGVERLEYAAGEAAVKRWQELDDLLWLSADELKVAPEHLPETTARFFNEWKEFKKENARLKEDLASARVGSLISDAVDIGGFRVIARTLPGADIEELVKAAAKFTKESDVVALLASELGGAKIVAAAGDKALENGANSGDLVREMSKVVGGGGGGRTELAQGGGPDARKIEEALERGLEVLRESLAK
- a CDS encoding TATA-box-binding protein; the encoded protein is MSESEINIQNVVASTKLADSFDLVKIESALEGAEYNKKKFPGMVYRVTDPKAAFLIFTSGKVVCTGAKNVADVRTVIKNLADKIESLGISVDKNPEITIQNIVASADLGAKLNLNAIAIGFGFENIEYEPEQFPGLVYRIASPKIVVLIFSSGKLVVTGGKSPDDCNRGVEIVREQLEGMSLL